A DNA window from Bradyrhizobium barranii subsp. barranii contains the following coding sequences:
- a CDS encoding heme/hemin ABC transporter substrate-binding protein: MTFCRTLANLLLTGTISLASTAHAAGITVHDARNRDVAVSDFARTVSIGGAITEILYALGLESRLVGVDTTSLYPAAALHDKPNVGYMRQISAEGVLGLNPTLILAIQGSGPRETMDLLETAKVPLVLVPETFSEEGLIEKIKLVGHAMGVDARAECLATAVAADLAQLRALRAKVTKPVRVMFVMSLLNGRAMVAGHKTAADEIIQLAGATNAVEDYDGYKNIGDEAIVAAKPDVVLSIERGKDSLQADAVYTHPGFALTPVAANKSFITMDGLYLLGFGPRTAAAARDLSVKLYPALAEGGAFTSALSAANCRQ, translated from the coding sequence ATGACATTTTGTCGCACCCTCGCAAACCTCCTGCTCACCGGCACCATCTCGCTCGCCTCGACCGCGCACGCCGCCGGTATCACGGTGCATGACGCACGCAATCGCGATGTCGCCGTTTCCGACTTCGCTCGCACGGTCTCGATCGGCGGCGCCATCACCGAGATCCTCTATGCGCTCGGGCTGGAGAGCCGCCTGGTCGGCGTCGACACCACGAGCCTCTATCCGGCAGCGGCGCTGCACGACAAACCCAATGTCGGCTACATGCGCCAGATTTCGGCCGAGGGCGTGCTGGGCCTCAACCCGACCCTGATCCTGGCGATCCAGGGATCGGGCCCGCGCGAGACCATGGACCTCCTGGAGACGGCAAAGGTGCCGCTGGTGCTGGTGCCCGAGACCTTCTCCGAGGAAGGCCTGATCGAGAAGATCAAGCTGGTCGGCCATGCCATGGGCGTCGATGCGCGCGCCGAATGCCTGGCGACCGCAGTGGCTGCGGATCTTGCGCAGCTGCGCGCACTGCGTGCCAAGGTCACGAAGCCGGTCCGCGTGATGTTCGTGATGTCGCTCCTGAACGGACGGGCGATGGTCGCCGGTCACAAGACCGCCGCCGACGAGATCATCCAGCTTGCAGGCGCCACAAACGCGGTCGAGGATTACGACGGCTACAAGAACATCGGCGACGAGGCGATCGTCGCGGCAAAACCCGACGTCGTGCTGTCGATCGAGCGCGGCAAGGATTCACTGCAGGCCGACGCGGTCTACACCCATCCCGGCTTCGCCTTGACGCCGGTCGCGGCCAACAAGAGCTTCATCACGATGGACGGGCTCTATCTGCTCGGCTTCGGCCCGCGCACGGCCGCGGCGGCCCGTGATCTCTCCGTCAAGCTCTATCCGGCATTGGCCGAGGGCGGCGCCTTCACGTCGGCTCTGTCGGCGGCGAACTGCCGGCAATGA
- a CDS encoding hemin uptake protein HemP, whose product MSATSGDNSGDAAGPTQSPSATTRSLTIRGSRIDSRELFAAEREIIIAHGEDAYRLRLTSQNKLILTK is encoded by the coding sequence ATGTCAGCAACGTCCGGAGACAATAGCGGCGATGCGGCAGGGCCGACACAAAGCCCTTCTGCAACAACGAGAAGTTTGACCATACGCGGGAGCCGGATCGACAGCCGCGAGCTGTTTGCGGCGGAGCGCGAGATCATCATCGCGCATGGCGAGGACGCCTATCGCCTTCGCCTGACCTCGCAGAACAAGCTGATCCTGACGAAGTAA
- a CDS encoding TonB-dependent hemoglobin/transferrin/lactoferrin family receptor has product MADGARYSRALILGASVVSIAAVSPVSSFAQTADQTAQSSKPAKPKQAKRNPAKPQAVQPQQASTSVWDARAQAIVGVQALDTITAAASKTDERAVDALAPVSVVTSAQIESRQASTVGDLIYNVPGVWVQNRGDEPSTSINIRGLQDFGRVAVVVDGARQNYQRTGHFANGSFFLNPELISGIDIVRGPTANIYGSGAIGGVASFRTKDIEDVVRAGERWGVDVKTILGSNYGRALGSAFGGVHVNPNVDVFAGGTYSTQESYKDGTGFEVANTGNRLTSGIAKLTVRPADGHEIKLGTIFQEDIYSVGQPPRRAGDPNSTNANGANNLSGTSIYRSDVKNYTTTLGWKYSQPDDQWFDWDAKVYWNRTENDQVKTAHTSTTPSVFCGGVPGNAVSGCIGSNRGYLLDTVGVDVYNTTRFDTGSWRHAVTYGLDAFQDKVSTQDRTGTSEVTTPGGQRTVSGGFVQWKANYTSMLEVIGALRYDNYQLSSASSSSGGDRLSPKITVGLVPTAVVTPYVSYAEGYRAPSITETLVSGPHSGATINDSFFRCPSGTPGPGADSTFCFVPNPNLRPEVGKNKEIGFNIKKNDLFTAGDTLRGKINVFRNDISDFIDQVAYGNPLVVPTGPPPAPSITVLPFLQYQNVASARIQGLEAEAMYDANTWFFGLSGSYQNGKNLQTGFGLYSVPPQKVTTTAGVRLLDRTLILSVMWTSVIANTDIPPTYTPATSYDLVNLYAQYQPRPDLTLNFSVENLLNQYYRPYAIPVGSTGDTQNDVKWASAGPGLVVKGGLKYHFGGI; this is encoded by the coding sequence ATGGCTGACGGGGCTAGGTATTCGCGCGCGCTGATTTTGGGCGCGTCGGTGGTTTCAATTGCGGCGGTGTCGCCGGTGAGCAGCTTTGCGCAGACCGCAGATCAAACCGCGCAATCATCCAAGCCGGCGAAGCCCAAGCAGGCCAAGCGCAATCCGGCCAAGCCACAAGCTGTTCAGCCGCAGCAGGCCAGCACCAGCGTGTGGGATGCACGCGCGCAGGCGATCGTCGGTGTTCAGGCGCTCGACACCATCACGGCTGCCGCCTCCAAGACCGACGAGCGCGCGGTCGATGCGCTCGCACCGGTCAGCGTCGTGACTTCGGCGCAGATCGAAAGCCGTCAGGCCAGCACCGTCGGCGATCTCATCTATAATGTGCCGGGCGTGTGGGTTCAGAACCGCGGCGATGAGCCGTCCACTTCGATCAATATCCGCGGCTTGCAGGATTTCGGCCGCGTCGCCGTCGTCGTCGACGGCGCGCGGCAGAACTATCAGCGCACGGGCCACTTCGCCAACGGCTCGTTCTTCCTCAACCCCGAGCTGATCAGCGGCATCGATATCGTTCGTGGTCCGACCGCCAACATCTACGGCTCCGGTGCGATCGGCGGCGTGGCATCGTTCCGCACCAAGGATATCGAGGACGTCGTGCGTGCCGGCGAGCGCTGGGGCGTCGACGTCAAGACCATTCTTGGCAGCAATTACGGACGCGCGCTCGGTTCGGCCTTCGGCGGTGTTCACGTCAATCCGAACGTGGATGTGTTCGCCGGCGGCACCTATTCGACGCAGGAGAGCTACAAAGACGGCACCGGCTTCGAGGTCGCCAACACCGGCAACCGGCTCACCAGCGGCATCGCCAAGCTGACGGTGCGCCCGGCCGACGGGCACGAGATCAAGCTCGGCACCATCTTCCAGGAGGACATCTACAGCGTGGGTCAGCCGCCACGCCGTGCCGGCGATCCCAACTCGACCAATGCGAACGGCGCCAACAACCTGAGCGGCACTTCGATCTACAGGTCCGACGTCAAGAACTACACCACGACGCTCGGCTGGAAATATTCGCAGCCGGATGACCAGTGGTTCGACTGGGATGCGAAGGTCTACTGGAATCGCACCGAGAACGACCAGGTCAAGACCGCGCATACCAGCACGACGCCGTCGGTCTTCTGTGGCGGCGTGCCCGGCAATGCCGTGTCCGGCTGTATCGGCAGCAACCGCGGATATCTGCTCGATACGGTCGGCGTCGACGTGTACAACACCACGCGCTTCGATACCGGCAGCTGGCGTCACGCGGTGACCTACGGACTGGACGCGTTCCAGGACAAGGTGTCGACGCAGGACAGGACCGGCACGTCGGAAGTGACGACGCCCGGCGGTCAGCGTACGGTCTCCGGCGGTTTCGTGCAGTGGAAGGCCAATTACACCTCCATGCTCGAGGTGATCGGCGCGCTTCGTTACGACAATTATCAGCTCTCCTCGGCATCCTCGTCGTCCGGCGGCGACCGTTTGTCGCCGAAGATCACCGTCGGGCTCGTTCCCACGGCGGTCGTGACGCCCTATGTCAGCTACGCCGAAGGTTATCGCGCGCCGTCGATCACGGAAACGCTGGTCAGCGGTCCGCATTCGGGCGCGACGATCAACGACTCGTTCTTCCGCTGTCCGTCGGGCACGCCGGGTCCGGGCGCGGATTCGACCTTCTGCTTCGTCCCGAATCCGAACCTGCGGCCCGAGGTCGGCAAGAACAAGGAGATCGGCTTCAACATCAAGAAGAACGATCTGTTCACGGCGGGTGATACGCTGCGCGGCAAGATCAACGTGTTCCGCAACGACATCTCCGACTTCATCGATCAGGTCGCCTATGGAAATCCGCTGGTGGTCCCCACCGGCCCGCCGCCGGCGCCCTCCATCACCGTGCTTCCGTTCCTGCAATATCAGAACGTCGCGTCCGCCCGCATCCAGGGTCTCGAGGCCGAGGCGATGTACGACGCGAACACCTGGTTCTTCGGCCTCTCCGGCAGTTACCAGAACGGCAAAAACCTTCAGACGGGATTTGGCCTGTACAGCGTTCCGCCGCAGAAGGTCACGACGACCGCCGGCGTGCGGTTGCTGGACCGGACCCTGATCCTCTCGGTGATGTGGACGTCGGTGATCGCGAACACCGACATCCCGCCGACCTATACGCCGGCGACGTCGTACGATCTCGTCAACCTCTACGCCCAGTATCAGCCGCGGCCCGATCTCACGCTCAACTTCTCGGTCGAAAATCTTCTCAATCAGTACTACCGGCCCTACGCCATTCCGGTCGGCAGCACGGGCGATACGCAAAACGACGTGAAATGGGCGAGCGCCGGCCCCGGGCTCGTGGTCAAGGGAGGCCTGAAGTACCACTTCGGCGGCATCTAA
- a CDS encoding antibiotic biosynthesis monooxygenase family protein, protein MFIAMNRFQVKLGSEAAFETVWRTRESYLGSMAGFVEFHLLKGPALEDHTLYSSHTVWVDKAAFEAWTRSDEFRRAHARADNKTGESLYLGHPKFEGFEVIMTERKTNAAA, encoded by the coding sequence ATGTTCATCGCCATGAATCGTTTCCAGGTGAAGCTCGGCTCGGAGGCTGCTTTCGAGACCGTCTGGCGCACCCGCGAATCCTATCTCGGCAGCATGGCCGGCTTCGTCGAATTCCACCTGCTGAAGGGGCCGGCGCTCGAGGACCACACGCTGTATTCCTCGCACACGGTCTGGGTCGACAAGGCAGCCTTCGAGGCCTGGACGCGATCGGACGAATTCCGCCGCGCCCACGCGCGCGCCGACAACAAGACCGGCGAAAGCCTCTATCTCGGCCATCCCAAGTTCGAAGGGTTCGAGGTCATCATGACCGAGCGCAAGACGAACGCGGCCGCCTAG
- the hutX gene encoding heme utilization cystosolic carrier protein HutX codes for MLSTDLVDLKVYMADNPGAVIEDVARERKVTPRAVIEALPSSMVRVGGGEHFAAAMQDIAAWGEVTLIVHTDDAIFEFTGAVPAGEVGRGYFNLMQPKGLHGHLRHERCAALAFVERPFMGKTSAFVAFVNADGGIMFKVFVGRDETRALRADQHVRFRQLADRIAAQGVA; via the coding sequence ATGCTGAGCACCGATCTCGTCGATCTCAAGGTGTATATGGCCGACAATCCCGGCGCGGTGATCGAGGACGTTGCGCGCGAGCGCAAGGTCACTCCGCGCGCGGTGATCGAGGCGCTGCCGTCGTCGATGGTCCGCGTTGGTGGCGGCGAGCATTTCGCCGCCGCCATGCAGGACATCGCCGCGTGGGGCGAGGTCACGCTCATCGTGCACACGGATGACGCGATCTTCGAGTTCACGGGCGCGGTCCCGGCGGGCGAGGTCGGCCGCGGCTATTTCAACCTGATGCAGCCGAAGGGATTGCACGGCCACCTCCGCCACGAGCGCTGCGCGGCCTTGGCCTTCGTCGAGCGTCCCTTCATGGGCAAGACCTCGGCTTTCGTCGCCTTCGTCAATGCCGACGGCGGCATCATGTTCAAGGTCTTCGTCGGCCGCGACGAGACCCGGGCGCTGCGGGCGGACCAGCACGTGCGGTTCCGTCAGCTGGCGGACCGGATCGCGGCGCAGGGCGTGGCATAA
- the exbB gene encoding tonB-system energizer ExbB, translating to MQSNFRLRHVILTIGLVLAPAPAFAIDEALLPRNLSPWGMFLGADIIVKVVMVGLAVASLVTWTVWLAKTIELRRKSALAVQRTRALEGRMKLAEAAERIGDAHDAVAQLIQSCAKEAELSGGIVDDGLQERVALRLERVEAAMSRQIARGTGVLATIGATAPFVGLFGTVWGIMNSFIGISESHTTSLAVVAPGIAEALLATALGLVAAIPAVVIYNHLVRGIANYRALLGDASAQLMLLVSRQRDNREFRLARAAE from the coding sequence ATGCAGAGCAATTTTAGGCTTCGGCATGTGATCCTAACAATTGGGCTGGTGCTCGCGCCGGCCCCGGCCTTCGCGATCGACGAAGCGCTGTTGCCGCGCAATCTGTCGCCCTGGGGCATGTTCCTCGGTGCCGACATCATCGTGAAGGTGGTGATGGTCGGGCTCGCCGTCGCTTCGCTGGTGACGTGGACGGTGTGGCTCGCCAAGACCATCGAGCTGCGCCGCAAGAGCGCGCTCGCCGTGCAGCGGACGCGCGCGCTCGAGGGCAGGATGAAACTGGCGGAGGCGGCGGAGCGGATCGGCGACGCGCATGATGCGGTCGCCCAGCTCATCCAGTCCTGCGCCAAGGAGGCGGAGCTCTCCGGCGGCATTGTCGATGACGGCCTCCAGGAGCGCGTGGCGCTGCGGCTGGAACGGGTCGAGGCCGCGATGTCCAGGCAGATCGCGCGCGGCACCGGCGTGCTCGCGACCATCGGCGCCACCGCGCCGTTCGTCGGCCTGTTCGGCACGGTCTGGGGTATCATGAATTCCTTCATCGGCATCTCCGAGAGCCACACCACGAGCCTTGCAGTGGTCGCGCCCGGCATCGCCGAGGCGCTGCTTGCGACAGCGCTCGGACTCGTCGCCGCGATCCCGGCGGTCGTGATCTACAACCATCTCGTCCGCGGCATCGCCAATTACCGCGCGCTGCTCGGCGACGCCTCGGCGCAGCTCATGCTGCTGGTCAGCCGGCAGCGCGACAACAGAGAGTTCCGCCTGGCGCGGGCGGCGGAGTAG
- the exbD gene encoding TonB system transport protein ExbD yields MAAKLGARGGSPLRRGDPGDLDVTHEINVTPFIDVMLVLLIIFMVAAPLATVDIGVELPATAAEPAPRPDKPTFVTVKPDLTVAVGEDTMARDGLAAALAAATNGRKDERIYLRADKAVSYGDLMEVMNTLRNAGYLKVALVGLDGRS; encoded by the coding sequence ATGGCCGCGAAACTCGGCGCACGCGGGGGATCGCCGCTGAGGCGCGGCGACCCCGGCGATCTCGACGTCACCCATGAGATCAACGTCACGCCGTTCATCGACGTGATGCTGGTGCTGCTGATCATCTTCATGGTGGCGGCCCCGCTCGCCACCGTCGACATCGGCGTCGAGCTGCCGGCCACCGCCGCCGAGCCGGCGCCGCGGCCGGACAAGCCCACCTTCGTGACGGTGAAGCCGGATCTCACCGTCGCCGTCGGCGAAGACACGATGGCACGCGACGGCCTCGCCGCTGCGCTCGCTGCGGCCACCAATGGCCGCAAGGACGAGCGCATCTATCTGCGCGCCGACAAGGCTGTGAGCTACGGCGACCTGATGGAGGTCATGAACACCTTGCGCAATGCCGGCTACCTCAAGGTCGCGCTGGTCGGCCTCGACGGACGCAGCTGA
- a CDS encoding energy transducer TonB has translation MTANAFALHEPLGERETVRWGVSGAVIVALHVAAAVLAMSWLRSQPEQGVTLPAIMVDMAPITSAPQATPDDVVPGPAMKEADASPPDPMQRQAVEETIAPTPPQEKPDVVAPPDQKLEPTPDKPEPAKIVPQEKPAPEKPKVVRPEAKKPSEARPAPRTSAPPRAEREAPAASAMSAGAVASLVATYNQRVRAHLMRLHSYPSGGNGQRGLVRVSFTIGRNGQVMSSRISPSGVAAFDAKATSMIHQASPFPPIPAEIKNSSMSFTVPVDFIVR, from the coding sequence ATGACCGCGAACGCCTTTGCCCTGCACGAGCCGCTTGGCGAACGCGAAACCGTGCGCTGGGGTGTATCGGGCGCGGTGATCGTGGCCTTGCATGTTGCCGCCGCGGTGCTTGCGATGAGCTGGCTCAGGTCGCAGCCGGAGCAGGGCGTCACCCTGCCGGCGATCATGGTTGATATGGCGCCGATCACGTCGGCGCCTCAGGCGACGCCGGATGACGTGGTGCCGGGGCCGGCGATGAAGGAGGCCGATGCCTCACCGCCGGATCCGATGCAGCGGCAGGCGGTCGAGGAGACCATCGCGCCGACACCGCCGCAGGAGAAGCCCGACGTGGTGGCGCCGCCGGACCAGAAGCTCGAGCCGACACCGGACAAGCCGGAGCCCGCGAAAATCGTGCCGCAGGAAAAGCCGGCGCCCGAAAAGCCGAAAGTAGTTCGTCCGGAGGCAAAGAAGCCGTCGGAGGCGCGCCCCGCGCCTCGCACCAGCGCGCCACCGCGCGCCGAGCGGGAGGCACCTGCAGCGTCCGCAATGAGCGCGGGCGCGGTCGCATCGCTGGTTGCGACCTACAATCAGCGCGTCCGTGCGCATCTGATGCGCCTTCACTCCTATCCGTCCGGCGGCAACGGTCAGCGCGGGCTGGTCCGGGTGAGCTTCACGATCGGCCGCAACGGTCAGGTCATGTCCAGTCGCATCAGCCCGTCCGGCGTTGCCGCGTTCGATGCCAAGGCCACGTCGATGATCCACCAGGCCTCGCCGTTCCCGCCGATCCCGGCGGAGATCAAGAACAGCTCGATGAGCTTTACCGTTCCGGTGGACTTTATCGTGCGGTAG
- a CDS encoding esterase-like activity of phytase family protein has product MRATFLSTVATIILTASTALAQNEGEFPAKLAGHVVMPAATFIDAPADAPADLKTSGKYTTGKRVDALGTVMGKSYERATGVSLPFKGQPLQGHSGIKHMPDGSYWVITDNGMGARANSPDSMLYLNRYKMDWASGKIERQETIFLHDPDKKVPFRIVHEDTQKRYLTGSDFDTEGFQIIGDTFWIGDEFGPYILKADKSGKILGVFETVADGKPVRSPDNWAVATPGAPGATYTNVNLRRSKGYEGFASSKDGKFLYGLLEGPLWDADKKDWEKVDGKEASRILEFDVAAVKFTGRYWQYVFEQNGNAIGDFNMIDQASGLIIERDNGEGTPDKACPQGTRGENCFPDIAKFKRVYKIEPTDANVGKPVRKIGYIDLMKIQDPDKKARKALNDGVYTFPFFTIENVDRVDETHIIVGNDNNLPFSSSRDPNKADDDEFMLLEVADFLKAK; this is encoded by the coding sequence ATGCGCGCGACTTTTCTCAGCACCGTCGCAACGATCATTCTCACCGCGAGCACCGCGCTTGCACAGAACGAGGGTGAATTCCCCGCGAAGCTCGCCGGCCACGTGGTGATGCCGGCCGCGACCTTCATCGACGCGCCGGCCGACGCGCCTGCCGATCTCAAGACCTCGGGCAAATACACCACCGGCAAGCGCGTCGACGCGCTCGGCACCGTGATGGGCAAGTCCTATGAGCGTGCGACCGGCGTGTCGCTGCCGTTCAAGGGCCAGCCGCTGCAGGGCCATTCCGGCATCAAGCACATGCCCGACGGCAGCTACTGGGTCATCACCGACAACGGCATGGGCGCCCGCGCCAACTCGCCGGATTCGATGCTGTACCTGAACCGCTACAAGATGGATTGGGCGAGCGGCAAGATCGAGCGCCAGGAAACGATCTTCCTGCACGATCCCGACAAGAAGGTGCCGTTCCGCATCGTCCATGAGGACACCCAGAAGCGCTACCTCACCGGCTCCGATTTCGATACCGAGGGTTTCCAGATCATCGGCGACACCTTCTGGATCGGCGACGAGTTCGGCCCCTATATCCTGAAGGCCGACAAATCAGGCAAGATCCTCGGCGTGTTCGAGACGGTTGCCGACGGCAAGCCGGTGCGCTCGCCGGACAACTGGGCCGTGGCGACGCCGGGCGCGCCGGGCGCCACCTACACCAACGTCAACCTCCGCCGCTCCAAGGGCTATGAGGGCTTTGCGTCGTCCAAGGACGGCAAGTTCCTCTACGGCCTGCTCGAGGGGCCGCTGTGGGACGCCGACAAGAAGGATTGGGAGAAGGTCGACGGCAAGGAAGCCTCCCGCATCCTCGAATTCGACGTCGCCGCCGTAAAATTCACTGGCCGCTACTGGCAGTATGTGTTCGAGCAGAACGGCAACGCCATCGGCGACTTCAACATGATCGATCAGGCCTCCGGCCTCATCATCGAGCGCGACAACGGTGAAGGCACCCCCGACAAGGCCTGCCCGCAAGGCACCCGCGGCGAGAACTGCTTCCCTGACATCGCCAAGTTCAAGCGCGTCTACAAGATCGAGCCGACCGACGCCAATGTCGGCAAGCCCGTGCGCAAGATCGGCTATATCGACCTGATGAAGATCCAGGACCCCGACAAGAAGGCGCGGAAAGCCCTCAATGACGGCGTCTACACCTTCCCGTTCTTCACCATCGAGAACGTCGATCGCGTCGACGAGACCCACATCATCGTCGGCAACGACAACAACCTGCCGTTCTCGTCCAGCCGCGATCCCAACAAGGCCGACGACGACGAGTTCATGCTGCTCGAGGTCGCGGATTTCCTGAAGGCGAAGTAA
- a CDS encoding DUF6130 family protein translates to MNAALHVVAALAVSTMFAAAAVAQSARDVRGPSPLVAIDKQAPARLIVDPPLAEQLTQGLVFIQYTTENLRIVPVFGKGALDVSARIGHVHITVDDAPWHFVDASGETVIVVGLPPGPHKVLFELADPTHRVIDSKTISFEIPARSPAPPKQ, encoded by the coding sequence ATGAACGCGGCCCTCCACGTCGTGGCCGCTCTGGCGGTCTCCACAATGTTTGCGGCAGCCGCCGTCGCCCAAAGCGCCCGCGACGTGCGCGGGCCCTCTCCGCTAGTTGCCATCGACAAGCAGGCGCCCGCCCGCCTGATAGTCGATCCACCGCTGGCCGAACAACTGACGCAGGGCCTCGTCTTCATCCAGTACACCACGGAAAATCTCCGGATCGTGCCGGTGTTCGGCAAGGGCGCGCTCGACGTGTCGGCGCGCATCGGTCACGTCCACATCACGGTCGATGATGCGCCCTGGCATTTTGTCGATGCCAGTGGCGAGACCGTGATCGTGGTCGGACTGCCTCCGGGCCCGCACAAGGTACTGTTCGAGTTGGCCGATCCCACGCACCGCGTGATCGACAGCAAGACCATCAGCTTCGAGATTCCGGCGCGCTCTCCGGCACCGCCGAAACAATAG
- a CDS encoding alpha/beta fold hydrolase gives MKSAEVTPPQTRIDRRCLVLGLSGIAVATASPDASAKPQRDGRGATGSYPVVYHRTKSVDGIKIFYREAGPKDAPVVLLLHGFPTSSHMFRNLIPALADRYHVIAPDYPGYSQSDMPPRTSFKYTFDRFGELVDGLLGQLGVTRYAMYVMDYGAPVGWRLALKHPERVSGLIVQNGNAYDEGLKEFWNPIKQYWADGSDTSRQALMKLVTLETTKFQYTDGMSDVSRISPDNWVQDQALLDRPGNSDIQMDLFYDYRTNLPLYPAVQAYFRKHKPPTLIVWGKNDFIFPADGAHPYKRDLPQVEFHLINTGHFALEDRFDEMVPLIRDFLARKIA, from the coding sequence ATGAAAAGTGCAGAGGTCACGCCGCCACAAACCCGTATCGATCGTCGTTGCCTGGTCCTTGGATTGTCCGGAATCGCCGTTGCCACCGCTTCGCCGGATGCATCGGCGAAACCGCAGCGTGACGGCCGCGGCGCCACCGGTTCTTATCCGGTCGTCTACCATCGAACCAAATCCGTCGACGGGATCAAGATCTTCTACCGCGAAGCGGGGCCCAAGGATGCACCGGTGGTGCTACTGCTCCACGGCTTTCCGACCTCCTCGCACATGTTTCGCAACCTGATCCCAGCTCTGGCGGACCGCTATCACGTGATCGCTCCCGACTACCCCGGCTACAGCCAGAGCGACATGCCACCGCGCACATCGTTCAAATACACCTTCGATCGCTTCGGCGAACTCGTTGACGGCCTGCTCGGCCAGCTCGGTGTCACCCGCTATGCGATGTACGTCATGGATTACGGCGCCCCGGTCGGCTGGCGGCTGGCGCTCAAGCATCCCGAGCGCGTCAGCGGCCTGATCGTGCAGAACGGCAACGCCTATGACGAAGGGCTGAAGGAGTTCTGGAATCCGATCAAGCAATACTGGGCCGACGGGTCCGATACCAGCCGACAGGCATTGATGAAGCTGGTCACGCTGGAAACGACGAAATTCCAGTACACCGACGGCATGTCGGACGTGAGTCGGATTTCACCCGACAATTGGGTACAAGATCAGGCGCTGCTCGACCGGCCCGGCAACAGCGATATCCAGATGGACCTGTTCTACGATTACCGGACCAATCTGCCGCTGTATCCCGCGGTGCAAGCCTACTTCCGCAAGCACAAGCCGCCGACGCTGATCGTCTGGGGCAAGAACGATTTCATCTTCCCGGCCGACGGCGCCCATCCCTACAAGCGCGACCTGCCGCAAGTGGAGTTTCACCTGATCAACACCGGTCATTTCGCGCTCGAGGACAGGTTCGACGAGATGGTTCCGCTGATCCGCGACTTCCTCGCCCGCAAGATCGCCTGA
- a CDS encoding MBL fold metallo-hydrolase, whose translation MELETRALLSRRNFCLCCLSGATIAATNGWLSPRQAYAEARGLVSLIKDSAATSPITTHKLRGNIAVLEGSGGNVAVLTGPDGKVLVDAGIRVSRPQLTKAMADLGADPVTHLVNTHWHFDHADGNEWLHSAGARIIAQENTRKYLLEVQRVEDWDYNFLPLGPGGIPSDVFSSTHELRLNGTSIGLKYYGPAHTDSDISVTFAEANVVHVGDTFWNGIYPFIDYSTGGSINGMIAASEANLAATGQDTIVISGHGKPVGNRAELQAFRDMLVTIRDNVARLKSQGRTRDEAVAAKPTAAFDAIWGQFVIDPGFFTRLVYQGV comes from the coding sequence ATGGAGTTAGAGACCAGAGCCCTGCTGTCGCGCCGCAATTTCTGTCTCTGCTGCCTGAGCGGCGCGACGATTGCCGCTACTAACGGTTGGCTTTCGCCGCGGCAGGCCTACGCTGAAGCGCGAGGCCTTGTCAGCCTGATCAAGGACAGTGCGGCGACATCGCCGATCACCACGCACAAACTCCGAGGCAACATAGCCGTGCTCGAAGGCTCCGGCGGAAATGTCGCGGTCCTGACCGGTCCCGACGGCAAGGTTTTAGTCGATGCCGGCATCCGCGTCTCGCGTCCCCAGCTCACCAAAGCGATGGCCGATCTCGGCGCCGATCCCGTCACCCATCTCGTCAACACCCACTGGCATTTCGATCACGCCGATGGCAACGAATGGCTCCATTCCGCTGGCGCCAGGATCATCGCGCAGGAGAACACGCGAAAGTACCTCCTCGAAGTTCAGCGCGTAGAGGACTGGGACTACAATTTCCTTCCGCTGGGACCAGGCGGCATCCCCAGCGACGTATTTTCCAGCACCCATGAGCTCAGACTCAACGGAACCTCGATCGGCCTGAAATATTACGGGCCCGCGCATACCGACAGCGACATCTCCGTCACCTTTGCAGAAGCCAACGTCGTTCATGTCGGCGATACCTTCTGGAACGGCATCTATCCGTTCATCGACTACTCGACCGGCGGCAGCATCAACGGGATGATCGCGGCTTCCGAAGCCAATCTCGCGGCGACCGGACAGGATACGATCGTGATCTCCGGTCACGGCAAGCCGGTTGGCAACAGAGCCGAACTCCAGGCGTTTCGCGACATGTTGGTGACGATCCGCGACAACGTCGCCCGTCTCAAGAGCCAGGGACGAACGCGGGACGAAGCCGTGGCCGCCAAACCGACCGCGGCCTTCGATGCGATATGGGGGCAGTTCGTGATCGACCCCGGCTTCTTCACCCGGCTGGTCTACCAGGGCGTTTGA